A window from Streptomyces sp. NBC_00271 encodes these proteins:
- a CDS encoding class I SAM-dependent methyltransferase: protein MDGDPEIPRRARTKNAPRAWKDPSFRRSFALFRAFMREQDDPEGCYSLLARDAADQVEAYGGIEGRTVVDVGGGGGYFTAEFRRRGAQAYLFEPDVRELGAKPDGSAVVADGYLLPLADGVADVTFSSNVLEHVADPQTFLSELVRVTRPDGLIYVSFTNWLSPWGGHEWAPWHYLGAERARAHYHRRTGKPAKHTLGENLFAVHIGPTLRQVRARDDVTVVSARSRYWPLLASAVTRAPGLREFATWNLLLILRRCPP from the coding sequence ATGGACGGCGACCCCGAAATACCCCGCCGAGCCCGCACCAAAAACGCACCCCGGGCCTGGAAGGACCCCTCCTTCCGTCGTTCGTTCGCGCTGTTTCGGGCCTTTATGCGGGAGCAGGACGATCCCGAGGGCTGCTACTCGTTGCTAGCCCGTGACGCCGCCGACCAGGTCGAGGCGTACGGCGGCATCGAGGGACGTACCGTCGTGGACGTCGGAGGCGGCGGCGGGTACTTCACCGCGGAGTTCCGGCGGCGCGGAGCGCAGGCGTATCTCTTCGAGCCGGACGTACGGGAGCTGGGGGCGAAGCCCGACGGCTCGGCGGTCGTCGCCGACGGGTATCTGCTGCCGCTCGCGGACGGGGTCGCCGACGTCACCTTCTCCTCCAACGTCCTCGAACACGTGGCCGACCCGCAGACGTTCCTGAGCGAACTGGTGCGCGTCACCCGGCCCGACGGGCTGATCTACGTCTCGTTCACCAACTGGCTCTCCCCGTGGGGCGGTCACGAGTGGGCGCCCTGGCACTACCTCGGCGCGGAGCGGGCGCGCGCCCACTATCACCGCCGTACCGGAAAGCCCGCCAAGCACACCCTCGGCGAGAACCTCTTCGCCGTGCACATCGGCCCCACCCTGCGGCAGGTGCGCGCCCGCGACGACGTCACGGTCGTCTCGGCGCGCTCCCGCTACTGGCCCCTCCTCGCCTCCGCCGTCACCAGGGCGCCGGGGCTGCGGGAGTTCGCCACCTGGAACCTCCTCCTCATCCTCCGGCGGTGTCCACCATGA